A DNA window from Aythya fuligula isolate bAytFul2 chromosome 4, bAytFul2.pri, whole genome shotgun sequence contains the following coding sequences:
- the LARP7 gene encoding la-related protein 7: MTGMETEVARDNAMEEESTEQKKEREKKKRSRVKQVLADIAKQVDFWFGDVNLHKDRFLREQIEKSRDGYVDISLLVSFNKMKKLTTDGKLIARAVKSSSVVELDLEGTRIRRRQPLGEQPKDVDSRTVYVELLPKNVNHSWIERVFGKCGNVVYVSIPRYKSTGDPKGFAFVEFETKEQAEKAIEFLNNPPEEAPRKPGIFPKTVKNKPVPALNTSDSTVVEEKKKKKKKKSKIKKESNTQAAAETKESNTNATTEQVPKSKRPRTSSECSEMGGTEVHRQPSKREKRKWDRTESTEVPAESRPGKRKRSSSGDAETPIAKVKKTVQKDQVHPVKQETEEAPKDSNEVPAEDDKNGDKKDTSLSKSKRKHKKKHKERHKMGEEVIPLRVLSKTEWMDLKQEYLALQKASMASLKKTMSQIKPEPVGEMETDGCAQKKPQSKNAKSTSEDSAPPVKANTMGPQFVSGVIVKIISTEPLPGRKQIKDALALLADVAYVDMLEGDTECHVRFNTPEDAQTVMKSHKEIQIKNNWKYEVLTGDNEQRYWQKILVDRQAKLNQPREKKRGTEKLIAKAERMRLEKTQQTSKHIRFSEDN; this comes from the exons ATGACAGGAATGGAGACTGAAGTTGCAAGAGACAATGCCATGGAAGAGGAAAGCActgaacagaagaaagagagggagaaaaagaagaggtcAAGGGTTAAACAGGTGCTTGCAGATATAGCAAAACAAGTGGATTTCTGGTTCGGCGACGTTAATCTCCACAAAGATAGATTTCTTCGGGAACAAATAGAGAAGTCCAGAGATGGAT aTGTTGATATATCACTTCTTGTATCtttcaacaaaatgaaaaaattaactACTGATGGAAAACTGATAGCTCGAGCAGTTAAAAGTTCATCTGTTGTAGAG TTGGATTTAGAAGGCACTAGGATTAGAAGACGACAGCCACTGGGTGAGCAACCAAAGGATGTGGATAGTCGTACAGTCTATGTG gaGCTGCTTCCCAAAAATGTTAATCACAGTTGGATTGAGCGGGTGTTTGGGAAGTGTGGCAATGTAGTTTACGTCAGTATCCCAAGGTATAAATCTACTGGTGATCCGAAGGGATTTGCTTTTGttgaatttgaaacaaaagagCAAGCAGAGAAAGCCATTGAG TTTTTGAATAATCCACCAGAAGAAGCACCACGGAAACCTGGTATTTTCccaaaaacagtaaaaaataagcCGGTTCCTGCACTGAATACAAGTGACAGCACTGTTGTAG aagagaagaaaaagaagaaaaaaaagaaatccaaaattaAGAAAGAGAGCAATacccaggcagctgcagagacaaAGGAATCAAACACAAACGCTACAACAGAGCAAGTGCCAAAGTCAAAAAGACCTAGGACTTCATCAGAGTGTTCAGAAATGGGGGGTACTGAGGTTCACAGGCAGCCctcaaagagagagaaaaggaaatgggacagaacagaaagcacagaggtacctgcagaaagcaggccaggaaagagaaaaagaagtagcTCTGGAGATGCTGAGACACCAATTGCAAAAGTCAAGAAGACTGTTCAGAAGGATCAAGTTCATCCtgtaaaacaagaaacagaagaagctCCAAAAGATTCCAATG aagtccCTGCAGAAGATGACAAAAATGGTGATAAAAAAGACACATCCCTTTCAAAATCCAAAaggaaacataagaaaaaacacaaagaaagacaCAAGATGGGTGAAGAAGTTATTCCACTCAGAGTACTGTCCAA GACCGAATGGATGGATTTGAAACAAGAATATTTGGCTCTTCAAAAAGCCAGTATGGCctccttaaagaaaacaatgtctCAAATCAAACCTGAGCCTGTGGGAGAGATGGAAACGGATGGTTGTGCACAGAAAAAGCCTCAGTCGAAAAATGCCAAAT CCACCAGTGAAGATTCTGCCCCTCCTGTCAAGGCTAACACAATGGGGCCCCAGTTTGTGAGTGGAGTAATTGTGAAGATCATTAGCACGGAGCCCCTGCCGGGCAGGAAGCAGATCAAG GATGCTTTGGCGCTGCTGGCTGATGTCGCCTATGTAGACATGCTGGAGGGAGACACCGAGTGTCACGTCCGGTTTAATACTCCTGAGGATGCACAGACTGTCATGAAATCacacaaagaaatacagataaaaaacaactggaaataTGAAGTTCTCActg GTGATAATGAACAACGCTACTGGCAGAAGATTTTAGTGGACAGACAAGCTAAGCTTAACCAGCCTCGAGAAAAGAAGCGGGGTACTGAGAAG CTGATTGCCAAAGCCGAAAGAATGAGACTTGAAAAGACTCAACAGACAAGTAAGCATATTCGCTTCTCTGAAGATAACTAA